The window GCGTTTCCGGTTGAGCGCTGGGACGCCATCATCGCCATCAACCTGTCCTCGGTGTTCCATAGCACCCGCCTGTGCCTGCCGGGCATGCGCAGTAAAAACTGGGGGCGCATCGTCAACATCGCGTCGGTCCACGGGCTGGTGGGGTCCACCGGCAAGGCCGCCTATGTGGCGGCCAAACACGGCGTGATCGGGCTGACCAAAGTCGTCGGCCTGGAAACCGCCACAACGCCCATTACCTGCAACGCGATCTGCCCCGGCTGGGTGTTGACGCCTTTGGTGCAGCAGCAGATCGACGACCGCGCAGCCGTCAGCGGCGACCCTGATCAGGCCCGGCATGACCTGCTGGCCGAGAAACAACCCTCGCTGGAGTTCGTGACGCCATCGCAATTGGGCGAGTTGGTGTTGTTTTTGTGCAGCGAGGCTGGCAGCCAGGTGCGCGGCGCGGCGTGGAATATTGATGGGGGATGGTTGGCGAGGTAATGGCTCGACGCCCGTAGGAGCTGCCGAAGGCTGCGAACAGCGGCAGGTCAGACAAACCGCCTTCGCAGCCCTCGTAACCTCGGTCAACTCCTACAGGACAGTGGTGTGTCTGACATGACGCAAACCTTGTAGATACTCCGTTGGGGGAGCCCTAATACCCTGTATATCCAGCAGCGGCGGTGACGCTGATTCACCTTTGCGCCCTTACGGCGCGTCACTTTCGAAAAGCCGGGATGCCGGCCCAGACGAAAGTAACCAAAGCGCTCCCGCTCCTCTGTCCGGGTCTTCGCCAAGGCTCAGACTTCCCTCGCTCCGGCATTGCTCCGTGGGCCGCCGCAATGGGCCATCCATGGCCCGGTGCGGCTAACCCGGCATCCATGCCGGGTTGCCCACTACTCAATACCTGCGCTCGGCCGGCCACAAGTCGCAATTTATGTCGCTCATAAATTTTGCGCAGACCCACAGAATCAAAAGCAGCGTGTGGGTCAGGAAGGAATTGATGCTAAAAATCTGCAAAGCAGATTTGCTTTTGCCTTTGCTTTTCCTGCCACGATTTCCCAGACGACGCAAAATGCGCGTCGGGAGGCTGAGTGGAGGTGCCGTGGGGTGGGTCGCTCGGCATGGATGCCGAGCGAGCGCCGTTGGGCCATGGATGGCCCGTCGGCGCGTGCCCGCCCCACGGTGCCGGAGCGAAGGGACCGCCGCGAAGCGGGGGCCGTACGCCAGCGCAGAGGTTTTGGTTACTTTTGGCACCAAAAGTGACCCGGCCGTCAGGACGGAACCTGACTCAGCAGCGACTGGATGCTGTTGTTGCCACTCGATTCAAGGCGCAGTGCTTTGATTCGTCGAAGCTACAGACATACAAGGAACTGCCGAAGACTGCGAAGGCGGTGTGTCAGGTGTGTCAGGTGTGTCGCCTTCGCAGCCTTCGGCAGCTCCTACAGATGATCGCCTCTCTACGGTCTAACTCTGCCCACCCTGATCCCCTTCATCCACCAACCCCCAATCCGAAGGCCGGTTCGTGCCCACCGGCGCCGCCGGTGCGACTGTGGGCGCGGCGGTGACGCCTTCGCCATGCAGCTTGAGGCGCAGGCGCAGGTTGTTCTTCGAGTCGGCGTACTTCACCGCCTCCTCTTCACTGATGATCCCGCCTGCGGTCAGCTCGAACAGCGCGCTGTCGAACGTCTGCATGCCCAGGTGGCCAGACTTCTCCATGATGCCCTTGAGGTCATTGAGCTGGTTGCGCTGGATCAGGTCACGAATGGTCGGCGTGCCCATCATCACTTCCACCGCCGCCCGGCGTTTACCGTCCAGGGTTTTGACCAGGCGCTGGGACACAAACGCCTTGAGGTTGTTGCTCAAGTCGTGCAGCAACTGCTCGCGGCGTTCTTCCGGGAAGAAATTGATGATCCGGTCCAGGGCCTGGTTGGCATTGTTGGCGTGCAGGGTTGAAATCGCCAGGTGGCCGGTGTCGGCAAATGCCAGCGCATGCTCCATGGTTTCCCGGTCACGGATCTCGCCAATCAGGATCACGTCGGGCGCCTGACGCAGGGTGTTCTTCAAGGCCGCGTGAAAGCTGCGGGTATCAACGCCGACTTCGCGCTGGTTGACGATGGATTTCTTGTGGCGGTGGATGAACTCCACCGGGTCTTCGATGGTGATGATGTGGCCGCTCGCATTGCTGTTGCGGTAGTCGATCAGGGACGCCAGGGAGGTGGACTTGCCGGAACCCGTGGCGCCCACAAACAGCACCAGCCCGTGCTTCTCCATGATCACATCCAGCAGCACTGGCGGCAGATGCAGGTCCTCGAACTTCGGGATATCAAGTTTGATATTGCGCGCCACGATGGAGACTTCATTGCGCTGCATGAAGATATTGATCCGGAAGCGCCCGATCCCGGCCATGGACACCGCAAGGTTCATCTCCAGCTCGCGATGAAAGTCCAGCTGTTGCTCTTTGTCCATCAAGCCCTGGGCAATCTCGCCCACCTGACCGGGCTTGAGCTTTTCCGTGCCGAGGGGTTTGAGCACCCCATTGAATTTGGCACAAGGCGGTGCGCCGGTAGAAAGATAAAGGTCCGATCCATCCTGGCTGGCCAGAATCTTCAACAACGCCGGGAAATCCATAAGCAACACCGCATGAATGATTGGACTGAGAGAAAAGCCGCACTGATTGCGACCTCCGCCCCTGACTAGTGTTCAGCGGGCGAAGGCGCATAGCTTGGCGGCAGAACGGTGCCGGACGCAATCATTGATCCACGCGGTTTTGCAACACGCAGTACGTTGACGATAGGAGTTGAGGCCCCACGCCTGAGCCTGTGTGATAATGGCCGCCGTTTTTATTCAGGCCCCCGACTCATGAAAGCCCAAGCCCGCCACATTCTGGTGAAAACCGCCGAAGAGGCTGAACAACTCAAACAGCGCATTGCCAAGGGCGAAGCCTTTGATGTGCTGGCCAAAAAGCACTCCACCTGCCCCTCCGGCAAGCGCGGCGGGGATCTGGGTGAGGTCAGGCCGGGGCAGATGGTGGGCGCGATTGATCAGGTGATCTTCAAGAAACCACTGCGCACCGTTCATGGGCCGATCAAGAGCAAGTTCGGCTACCACCTGGTCCAGGTGTTTTACCGGGACTGATGCCCGGCTGACTCAAAGGCCCGGCATCGCACTGTTGGCGATCAAAGCGCCGGGATGCTGGATCACCACGCTCGCCAGCCGATGCCCTGCTTCGGCTGCCTGAACCGGGCCACGGCCACGCAAGCGCATGGCCAGATAAGCAGCGCTGAAGGAGTCTCCCGCGGCGGTGCTGTCAATCACCCGTGTCACCGGGTGCGCTGGGATCTCATGACGCTCGACGCCATTACCGTTCGCGCATTCAACCAGGCAACTCCCGGCGCCTCGCTTGATCACCACTTCGCTGATGCCTGCGTCCCGATAAACCGCCAGCACCTGTTCGCTGTCGGCATAGCCAAACAGCGCCTGCTCATCGTCCTCAGTCAACAGCGCAATATCCACGTAGGCCAGGCAGGCTTTATACGCAGCCCGAGCCTGTTCAACCGAGGCCCAGAGCCGTGGCCGGTAATTGTTGTCGAACGCCACTCGCGTGCCCCGCGCCCGGGCCTTGCCGAGTGCTTCAAGCAAACGTTCACGGCCGACTTCACCCAGCACCGCCAAGGTAATACCGCTCAGATACAGCACGTCATAATCGGCCAGTGATGCCAGAACCTCAGTGCCGCCCGGCGTGGTGAAGCAATCACGTACAGCCGCTTCATTACGCCAGTAAAGGAAACGCCGCTCGCCTTGCGCGTCGGTCTGGATGCAATACAACCCCGGTAACCGCCCTGGCAGGCGCTGCACTTTACTCAGGCCGACGCCTTCCTGTACCCAGCTTTGACACATGGCATCGCTGAAGCTGTCATCGCCCAGCGCCGTCACATAGTCGACCTGCGCCCCACCCTTGAGCAGGCGCGCCAGGTAGACCGCGGTGTTGAGCGTGTCGCCGCCAAAACTCTGTTGCAGGTTGCCATTGGCATGCTGCTGCAACTCGATCATGCATTCGCCGATCAAGGCGATTCGTGGCTGGCTGTGAGTGATGAGTTCGCTCATACGCAGTGCTCTCTGATGACGACTGTCTGGGTTAGAAGCAGGTGTCGAACGATTCAATGACTTGCAACTGCTCATCCACCAGGCAACCTGAGCGCCACTTGTCAAAGGTCAGGCAGGGATGAGAGGAGCCGAACGCAATGATGTCGCCGACTTTCAACTCGCACCCCGGTGCGACGGTCATGAAGGCGTGTTGATCCATCACAGCCGTCACGCTGCAGCAACTAAGGTCTTTGCCCTGATCTTGCAGCGCCCCGGCTGCATACAGGCGTAACGGGCTAGGCAGGCCTGCGTCATAAGCCACGTCGCGTTTACCCATGGCAATCACTGCCAGACCAGGTTCTGGCAACGATTGCACATGCGCCCAGATTTCCATGGCCGGTTGCAGGCCCTCAGTCAAATCGCTGCGGCGCTCAAGCACGCAGCACTGCGCCTCTTTATAAATGCCATGGTCATGCACCACATAGCTGCCGGGGCGCAACACCGCGAGAAATCGCTCACGCACCTGCTGTTCGTCAAAAGCTTCGGCAATGAGGTCGTACCAGGCCGAGCCCGACGCCGTGACGATAGGCCGATCCAGCGCAAACGCGCCCTGATCCTGCAACTGCACCGCAAGCCGCACCAGCGAGGCCGCGAACTCACGAATGCCGCTGACCGCCTGCTCGCCGTGGATCACGCCCTCGTAGCCTTCAATCCCGGTCAGCGCCAGCGCCGGTTGCGCGGCAATGGCAGCGGCCAGCGCCAGGACCTGCTGTTCAGTGCGACAGCCACAGCGGCCGCCCACCACGCCGTACTCGATCATTACGTTCAAGCGCAGGCCACGGGCAGCGAAAAACTCACCCAGGGCAGCGACGTTATCCGGGTGATCGACCATGCAATGGAAATCGAACATTGAGTCCGAGAGCATCTCGGCGATCAGCGCCATGTTCGGCGCGCCCACCAATTGGTTAGCCATCAGGATCCGGCGCACGCCATGTGCATACGCCGCGCGGGTCTGGACCGCCGTTGCCAGGGTCATGCCCCATGCGCCCTCTTCCAGTTGCCGACGAAACAACGCCGGGACCATGCTGGTTTTGCCATGGGGCGCCAGCTCGGCGCCGCTGCTGCTGACAAAGGCCTGCATCCAGCGAATGTTGTGCTCCAGTGCTTGGCGATGGATCACCAGCGCAGGCAGGCTGACATCGCGCACCATGTAGTCGCCCGGCGTCGCCGCGCCCTTCTCTACCTTTGCAATGCTCATAAGGTTCTCCGGATTGTTGTTATTCATGGCTGTTACTCATTCAGGCGGCGCGCGAGGCCGTTGGCACTGTCGATCAAGACCTGACGGTAGGCGCTGTAGTGATTTTTCGCGTCATCACGGGGCGCGACGATGCACAGGGTGGCAATGCACACGCCCTGATTGTCTTTGACCGGGGCCGCGAAGCAGTGAGTGAAGGTATCGGCGACGCTGTCGAAGGAAAAGAAACCCTCCTCCCCAGCCTTGCGGATTTCGCCAAGGAAAGTCGCCATGGGCAAACGCTCGCCGCCGGGCAGGATGAAATCATCGTCATCAATCAGCTCGGCGATAGCCTGATCAGACAGATGGGCCAGCAGCAAGCGCCCAGACGCCGTCCACGGGATGGGCGCGTTCTCGCCGATGTTCGATGAAATGCGAAAGTGCCGCTCGCCTTCCTGCATCAACGCCACGGTGTACTTACGACCGTTGAGCAGGCACATCTGCGCGGTTTCCCGGGTTTGCCTGACGATATCGTGAAGGCTGACCTGGGCTTCGCGGGTGAAGTCAAAATGGCGCAGATGCGCCTGGCCGAGGAAATACAACTGGCGACCCAGGTACACATGACCTTCAGCCCCCACAGGTTCGAGGATGCGCCGTTCCAGCAACGACGCCACCAGTTCGTAGACCGTGGACTTGGGGCTGTCGATGCCCTTGGCGATCTCGTTGGGCCGCAGCGGCGCGCCGTGCTCCTTGAGGTAATCAAGAATATCGAACGCCCGATCCAGGCCGCGCGCCCGGCGCTTGATGGTGTCTTCGGTCATGGCGGCATCATCGGTTGGCGCTCGTCACAGGTTTCAGGGCTTTTTCTTGTAGGCGATGCAATCAATCTCGACCTTGCAGTCGACCATCATGCTGGCCTGAACACAGGCGCGGGCTGGCGCGTGTTCGGGTTTGAAATACTCGCCGAAGACCTTGTTGAAACTCCAGAAATCTCGCGGGTCCTCCAGCCATACGCCCACGCGCACGACGTCTTCAAGACCGTACCCGGCTTCGGTCAGGATGGCGACCAGATTGTCCATGGTCTTGCGCGTCTGCTCGACGATGCCACCGACAATGATTTCACCTTCATGGGCCGGGACCTGGCCGGACACATGCAGCCAGCCATCGGCCTCCACTGCTCGGGCGAAGGGACGAGGCTGACCGCCACCGGCAACGCTTCCAGCGCCATAACGAGTGATGCTCATGGTAGTTCTCCCTGTATAGAATGGATCAGGTTTAATGCTTGCTCCGCTATAGCGGAATGGAATCTGAAATAGCGGACATTTCATCGAGTCTGCCATAAGCCGATCATGAAAAAAACCAACGCGTGCGCTTCATCGCTGTCTACCGGACCATAAGTCTGCTTTCCATCAAGCAGCTACGCTGTACTCAATCGGCATGACTGACGCTGCCAGCAAAAACGGAGATCCAATGGCCTTAGCAGAACATCCGCATCAAATAGCGCTGGAAAAATTTCTGGCCGGTCACCCCGAGCTTGAACAGGAACTTGCGCGCCTTAACCCTCTGGCCGCGCAAGCAGCGGGCCTCACCCGCGAGCAATATCGAGAAGAACGCTTGCATGAAGCGTTCGAAGAAGAGGCCGAACGGCTGGGGCTATTTGCCTGGGAGCTGACCCTGCAACTGACTGCCGAAAGCCCCGAAGCTTATGACGCCCAGCGCCGCGAGGTGCATAAGGAAGTCGCGCAGATGGCGGGCATGGAGTGGTCGCAGTACTGCGAGATGAATGGTCTGAAGCCTTGAGGCAAATGACCGTTCGTCGTCCTCAAGGGCACGCTGCCATCAAATAGCTGACCAACATCAGGTATCGCTCATAAATAGGAGACGCACCATGATGAAGTCAAAGATGACTAGCCTAATGCTTGCAGGACTGCTTTCCATCTCTTTCGGGTCCGCGTTTGCTGCGGGCGAATCCGGCACCGGCCCTGTGAAGCCAGAAACCGGCGGCGTGCAGAGCGGCTCTGCCATGCCACCTGGCACTCACCCTGCACCACCGAGCGGCAGTACCAAGAAAGCTGACGCTTATGGCCGCAGTTCAGACGCAGGCGCAGGTAAATCCACCGACGGTGGCACTACCGGCAGCGCTGTAGGTAAAACCGGTGGCCCGAACAAAAACGGCCCTAACGGTACAGGCGGCGGCGCGGCTGGCTCTGACGACAACTGAGTATCAGGCACAGCGTTTTAGCTATAAGAAAGGCCCGGTTAATACCGGGCCTTTTTTGTGCTCGCTTGTATGTTCAACTCTAGAGGCAGGTCGCCAGCGCGGCACCCCGTCGCTCTGCAGACGGGTTGGAAGGCGGCGCGAAGTAGCTGACCGCAGATCCTCCAGCCACAGGTTTCACGTCTACGAAGAATTCGGCACCGGTGTTATAGATCGTGAAGCCATCCTTGCCCGACTGCATGAAGGCATCCGCTTCTGTCCCTAACAACGCTTCATCCTGCCAGGCATATTCAATGCACTGGGCAACGACTGGCGCAGCCTTGTGGCTGGAGTAGGTCTTGTAAGCGCCACCCAGCCGAGCCTGATTCGACGGCGATGTGCATCCTGCCAATACCGCGAGGGACAGTACGGCAGGGACCAGCGCTGTAGGCAAAAGCTTCATGACATTCCTTGGGATAAAGAAACGAATTCTACACGGTCCGGCCTGGCGCATGGTTGAGCATGCGCCCCGCTCCCGATACTTACGCTTCTGTCAGTTGCTCTTCGTATTCTTTGACGTATTGGCCCGCCAGTGACTCTTTCTGCTTGTCATCAAGAATCTTGCCGGCCATCTGGAAGAACTTCTGCTCTTCTTCCTTCAAGTGATGGTGGACCTTCTCGGAAAGCTTCTTGGCCGTCGCCAACCAGCTCGGGCTGGACATCTCGGTTTCATCCAGCTCTTCCATCATCTCGTCCATCTCGTGATGTTCAGAAATGGCGTGGCGGCTCAAGTCGATGCCTTTATCGTGTTCCATCAGCGGTATATAGAAGAAACGCTCTTCAGCCGTCTCATGCGCCTGCAACTCAGCCTTGAGCTGCTTGTAGGCCTCTACACGCTCGGCATTGTCGCCGTGGGTCTGGACCAGAATGTCGGCATAGTTACGCTGGCGCTCATGGCTTTCGCGCAAGGCTTCAAAAATATTCACGGGCTGTACTCCAGGGACTGGCTTCCAATCCGGAAGCGACTCCTACTAGACAGCTGCACGAGAATGGCAGTTCAACATTATTGCGGGGGTGTGGGGAGTGGCTAAAATGGCGCCCCGCAGGATGAGTCAATCAGAGAGACAGAGGATGTTGCAAGACGACCGCCAATACCTGGAGCTTGAAAATCTTCAGATTCGGAGTCTTGAGCGTGAACTTGCCGAGCTTGATGTGCTGATGAGCACTAACGAGTCGTTTGCCAAGCGTATCGGCTTGCTGCCATTTGCAGCGGGCGCGGTGCCTGCAGCGGCCGCACTGGCTGTCATTCAACTTATTACCCACTTGTAATCCCCCCTCTCAGGCCCTTCGCTTTCGGGCGCCTGCATACCGCCATACAACTGTCGCCTCACCTATGCGACAATGCGCGCCAAATTCGGCATGTATCCCGCATTCATTTCCAGTCATCCGGCCAATGGTGTCGCAGATGCTGGCTAGATATGGCCCAGAGAATGGCCTCGGAACCGAGCATCAAAGCTTCGGCGCGCAGAGACGAAAACGGGTATCAAATCGGTATCGGCTGCTAACAGCCACCCCCAAGTTATTGAAAGGTAAGGTAATTGATCTCCACAGCTAACATCACCATGCAGTTTGGCGCCAAACCCCT of the Paucimonas lemoignei genome contains:
- the bdhA_1 gene encoding 3-hydroxybutyrate dehydrogenase is translated as MSLQGKTALVTGSTSGIGLGIALSLAKAGADLILNGFGDASAVVAEVEKFGVKVGHHPADVSKPEEIADMIAYAEREFGGVDILVNNAGIQHVDTVEAFPVERWDAIIAINLSSVFHSTRLCLPGMRSKNWGRIVNIASVHGLVGSTGKAAYVAAKHGVIGLTKVVGLETATTPITCNAICPGWVLTPLVQQQIDDRAAVSGDPDQARHDLLAEKQPSLEFVTPSQLGELVLFLCSEAGSQVRGAAWNIDGGWLAR
- the pilT_2 gene encoding twitching motility protein, with protein sequence MDFPALLKILASQDGSDLYLSTGAPPCAKFNGVLKPLGTEKLKPGQVGEIAQGLMDKEQQLDFHRELEMNLAVSMAGIGRFRINIFMQRNEVSIVARNIKLDIPKFEDLHLPPVLLDVIMEKHGLVLFVGATGSGKSTSLASLIDYRNSNASGHIITIEDPVEFIHRHKKSIVNQREVGVDTRSFHAALKNTLRQAPDVILIGEIRDRETMEHALAFADTGHLAISTLHANNANQALDRIINFFPEERREQLLHDLSNNLKAFVSQRLVKTLDGKRRAAVEVMMGTPTIRDLIQRNQLNDLKGIMEKSGHLGMQTFDSALFELTAGGIISEEEAVKYADSKNNLRLRLKLHGEGVTAAPTVAPAAPVGTNRPSDWGLVDEGDQGGQS
- the ppiC_2 gene encoding peptidylprolyl isomerase, whose product is MKAQARHILVKTAEEAEQLKQRIAKGEAFDVLAKKHSTCPSGKRGGDLGEVRPGQMVGAIDQVIFKKPLRTVHGPIKSKFGYHLVQVFYRD
- the ydjH_2 gene encoding carbohydrate kinase PfkB; protein product: MSELITHSQPRIALIGECMIELQQHANGNLQQSFGGDTLNTAVYLARLLKGGAQVDYVTALGDDSFSDAMCQSWVQEGVGLSKVQRLPGRLPGLYCIQTDAQGERRFLYWRNEAAVRDCFTTPGGTEVLASLADYDVLYLSGITLAVLGEVGRERLLEALGKARARGTRVAFDNNYRPRLWASVEQARAAYKACLAYVDIALLTEDDEQALFGYADSEQVLAVYRDAGISEVVIKRGAGSCLVECANGNGVERHEIPAHPVTRVIDSTAAGDSFSAAYLAMRLRGRGPVQAAEAGHRLASVVIQHPGALIANSAMPGL
- a CDS encoding D-serine deaminase gives rise to the protein MSIAKVEKGAATPGDYMVRDVSLPALVIHRQALEHNIRWMQAFVSSSGAELAPHGKTSMVPALFRRQLEEGAWGMTLATAVQTRAAYAHGVRRILMANQLVGAPNMALIAEMLSDSMFDFHCMVDHPDNVAALGEFFAARGLRLNVMIEYGVVGGRCGCRTEQQVLALAAAIAAQPALALTGIEGYEGVIHGEQAVSGIREFAASLVRLAVQLQDQGAFALDRPIVTASGSAWYDLIAEAFDEQQVRERFLAVLRPGSYVVHDHGIYKEAQCCVLERRSDLTEGLQPAMEIWAHVQSLPEPGLAVIAMGKRDVAYDAGLPSPLRLYAAGALQDQGKDLSCCSVTAVMDQHAFMTVAPGCELKVGDIIAFGSSHPCLTFDKWRSGCLVDEQLQVIESFDTCF
- the kdgR_3 gene encoding regulatory proteins, IclR; this translates as MTEDTIKRRARGLDRAFDILDYLKEHGAPLRPNEIAKGIDSPKSTVYELVASLLERRILEPVGAEGHVYLGRQLYFLGQAHLRHFDFTREAQVSLHDIVRQTRETAQMCLLNGRKYTVALMQEGERHFRISSNIGENAPIPWTASGRLLLAHLSDQAIAELIDDDDFILPGGERLPMATFLGEIRKAGEEGFFSFDSVADTFTHCFAAPVKDNQGVCIATLCIVAPRDDAKNHYSAYRQVLIDSANGLARRLNE
- the yabJ_4 gene encoding endoribonuclease, which translates into the protein MSITRYGAGSVAGGGQPRPFARAVEADGWLHVSGQVPAHEGEIIVGGIVEQTRKTMDNLVAILTEAGYGLEDVVRVGVWLEDPRDFWSFNKVFGEYFKPEHAPARACVQASMMVDCKVEIDCIAYKKKP
- a CDS encoding DNA repair ATPase, translating into MALAEHPHQIALEKFLAGHPELEQELARLNPLAAQAAGLTREQYREERLHEAFEEEAERLGLFAWELTLQLTAESPEAYDAQRREVHKEVAQMAGMEWSQYCEMNGLKP
- a CDS encoding lipoprotein, which translates into the protein MKLLPTALVPAVLSLAVLAGCTSPSNQARLGGAYKTYSSHKAAPVVAQCIEYAWQDEALLGTEADAFMQSGKDGFTIYNTGAEFFVDVKPVAGGSAVSYFAPPSNPSAERRGAALATCL
- a CDS encoding hemerythrin, which gives rise to MNIFEALRESHERQRNYADILVQTHGDNAERVEAYKQLKAELQAHETAEERFFYIPLMEHDKGIDLSRHAISEHHEMDEMMEELDETEMSSPSWLATAKKLSEKVHHHLKEEEQKFFQMAGKILDDKQKESLAGQYVKEYEEQLTEA